catgtaatacactcGTGGCAACGGTGGAACTTTGGTACTACCCACTATCGCATTATGTATTacactggtggcagcggtgTCCACAGTACTCTAACTGACTTCCCCTGTCTCCCCAGATTGGTGCGTGTCTGTGCTGAGCCTCATGCTGATTATGAACGCCTTTGGTCACCGCTGCGTTGCTCCTTTCCATGCCGGTCAGCTGATTCGTGTGGGGAAATCCGGAGAGTGGAAGCGCCCAGCGAGAAGGCCACCATTTAGGTAAGAAACCcacattttcacatttctacACATTCAAGTTCATGCTCGCACATAcagatatactgtacatgtggaGTCGGCAATATGGATGTGTACATGTGACTTATCCCTACGTCATGTTTAAACTTCAACGTCTTCATTGTTGaggaggttcatcagtcacgtatgtgtATAATTGCTAGCAATTTTCTTCCAATAGtaactgttttaaaggtagaatacgtacctccaaattgtCGATGTCTGACAacacatcttggtcacggagaatggcctagtctccatctcgcgagagaacacgagactagaccaggcttgTGTGACCAACATGTGCTGCCTGACATCGAAAATTttgaggtacgttctctacctttaaaacagtcactgttggaagaaaatggcTAGTAACCATTCAACATCTTCAATTTCCATTTCCATGTTTATTTCATATGATAGTCAATAAATGCGGCACCATTGAAACGGCCATGATTGAAATTACAATATAACTTACCACCTTTACCAAAAAGACTTCGTTCAATTGACTTCTAGTAATCATTGATTTGTAGAAGGTCTGAGATGATTATTAGGAATAAACATTGCAAGAAAGATAGATATTCATTATTTTATACCACTTACTAGACTTCTAGTTCTTTGTAGGGCTAAACATGGAAGGGGTATTAGAAATTCTGAACATAAGCGAACAACATGTTTCATACTAGGGCTTATGACATAGACTTGTTCTCTGTAGGGATACACATGGAACATGTATTTAAAATTCTGAATATAAATGAACAATATGTTTTATATCAGGACGTACGATGTAGACTTAGACGGAAAAGTGTCGTCCGACGAATGGCATCGTGTTGAGGAAATGTTATCCGGATGGCCTGCTGCCGAGATCTTCTCTCTCTTGGACAGAAACGGTGAGTCAAAGTTACAGCTCCTCAAAGTCGTCCGATTTCTCGAAAACGAAATTTTTCTTAACCCCAAGCCTGCTAAGGTTGGTACCAAATTCGTATTGGTTATTTGATTAGGCAGCAGAGAGAGGTTCCAAATGGAAGAAATACAGGCTCTTCAACAAAGAACAATGTATAGCCTGTAATTTTTTCTCCGTCGTGCACGCATGCATGCTCTCATTGAAACTTTTCGTCGTCTTCGTTTCAAAGTTGGCTAAGGAGTTTTCCTTTCGAGGGAAACTCCCTCTCTTCTTTCTAGACAAACTTCCATCCGCGGCAAACACCCTTTCCCGTGGCATTCGAGCCTACTTTGAAACAAGCCAATTAGCGCCCCTAaccccataaaataaaagcgGCCCCGCTAGAAGTCTGCTAATTAAATAAAGAGGCTATCACGATGATCGTACATTTGTTGAAAATATTCTACTAatgctcgacatttttttttcctgctGCAGAAGACGGTTGGCTGACCAAGCCCGAATTCAACACCGGAAAGCAGCGACTTGGCGCTAAAGACTGGAATTTTGCAAGGCCTACATCCGGGATTTCCAAACGCCTGATCGGAGTTTAGAACAACAGATCAATCATAGCCTGGTATACATCCGTATTGCAGCTCCCTagtctcttctgttctctccgcaAATACTTCGAGAGGACAGAAGACACTCGGGAGCTATAAAACGGCTGGAGCCCAGGCTAGATCAATCGACGATATTAACTCATGATTCTGCACAGGACACACTGGATGGACAATGACCGTTATAAGACGGAGAAATGAGAACACATAAGATGTAAAATTCACACGTTCAGTCAACCACAAAACAATGTAACAACAAACAGTATAGCTAACAGGAAAAGGGCTTTGAATGTATCAAGCCTTAAAAGTCATCCATCACGACACGGCATGATCatgtgaaatataaaaaaacagaacaatGATAGTTATGATAATGTGTTTAGAAGGAGCATGTGCTGTATCAACCGGCTAAGACAGAAATAATCTGCTTTGAAACCTTAACGCTCAACTTCGTGTGTGTACATTGCATTTGCATTAGTATGAAATAACAGGACTAGTGTATTTGTGACATCTTAAATTACAGGGCCGACAATGGTTTAGGATAGATATGCTAGATCCGACTGCAATATCGCTTGTTGTGCATAACTACAGTAACGTTTAATTTTGTGTTCAAACGACGTTTCGGTAACAGTTTCACACCTTCCCCATGACAATACTAACTGCTTCTATTACGCCCTGCAGCTAGGCGTCGCTTTTAAACGTAGAGTTTAAACACCATACACATTGATGTTTACTTACTTTACGTTTGTGTCCACATTTGTAAGAAGCGACACCTACCTGCAGTGCGTAACAGAAACAGTCAATATTGCCATGACGaatgtgacagacggtcacaaAAACTACAGTTTGACTAAAACACTTGGTTTCTGTAGAAAGAACTTTGTTTCCCAGTGACTCACCAAAATATTCTCGGAAATATGGCTTATTGCACGTGCTATGAAACAAGGGACAGTTCGTTTGTCATTATTTAGGTTTCCCACGGAATACAATGTCTACCAATATTTTCCTTCGCGTTATAGAGGCATGATGACAAACTTCTGATGACTCTGTGTTTCTTCAAATGCTTCAACACTCAGTAACCACACTGAAATTTActtgtgttttgtttgatttggtTCCTTCTTAGGTTTCACGATAGCTATAACTTTGCACACATATAGTAATAGACGCCAGATGTCACTTTAAAAATTTATTGTTACTTTCACACTGTAGCTGATCAACTATTGGTagcttcacagttgagctcctgaaTCCAATTATTTAGTAACTGAGACCACGGTTAAATACGTAGGGCGTTGTGTTGCACCCTTTTGTCGcaaaggtggcatctcactgcacttggggcacccgTGCGGCACTGTgtggggttcgtttactgcggcactgttgtgttatttctttaataatttagatatttcgtaatacgtaaaagtataatttagaagacaacaaaatacaaaaaacgtacgaaaattcgttctttatctctgaaattcgttgaggaTCTTtcaaaccctgcagtgccgcaccggttctctaagtgcagtgagataccacctttaggaaCGTAAAATGTGGGTCCACGGTGTTCTAAAAGACCTGTGCCTCGGGCTCGTTTAGTGGGAAGGGCTAGCTGTAGAAATATACCCCGCTACTGAAACAGCACTACAAGTGTGATTTAACAAACTGTCAAACAAATGAACGACCACCTCCTGTATCCTCCCCCAGTTCCTCCTTTATTATGT
Above is a genomic segment from Branchiostoma floridae strain S238N-H82 chromosome 16, Bfl_VNyyK, whole genome shotgun sequence containing:
- the LOC118432684 gene encoding uncharacterized protein LOC118432684, encoding MAPRDWCVSVLSLMLIMNAFGHRCVAPFHAGQLIRVGKSGEWKRPARRPPFRTYDVDLDGKVSSDEWHRVEEMLSGWPAAEIFSLLDRNEDGWLTKPEFNTGKQRLGAKDWNFARPTSGISKRLIGV